In Mucilaginibacter celer, one DNA window encodes the following:
- a CDS encoding BamA/TamA family outer membrane protein → MTKNLKYILLSSVLLSSCSTTKFLAPGQKLYTGGEVVIQDSVLKKSEKKAMSEELDALLRPVPNSSILGMRFKLWLYFKTQTKKTKGLAHWLHKKGEPPVLISSVNLDQNSKILQNRLQNESFFQAQVSGDTLSKKPTSKVAKAVYTAVTGPGYKIRKVVFPQGNSSIDTAVKGTSAKTLLKVGDKYNLDVIKTERLRIDAKLKEEGFYYFSPEDIIMHVDSTIADHQVDIFVAVKNETPGRAKNIYTINNLYVYPSYSLRDTSLMKDKAIKYKWYNIVERRKTVHTYVFANTVLMRPGEVYNRTAHNNSLNRFINLGPYKFVKNRFEDVSADSSKLDVYYFLTQYKKKSLSLDILGRTTSANYTGTQVNLNWLNRNAFKGAESLKITLFGSTDVQVGGQNAGYNVYQAGIQTTLSWPRFIGPIYPKAADAYIPHSNLSLGYSIVNRQKLYNLNSFNLSFGYQWRETEHRSHELNLINFQFVNPLSVSQKYTDSINRKDVPVNPALKHVIDKQFILGPSYSFTYTNTNEDYRTNTLYYNGKISLSNNIYGLVTGADSAGGKPKKLFGAIFNQFVKLENEIRYFHKTGANSTIASRLIVGVGLPYGNSTQLPYSQQFFIGGPNSLRGFRARAIGPGSFDPASGAGTGGFLADESGDIKVEANIEYRPKLFSIVRGALFVDAGNIWLLHSNGSQPGAVFNKSFLNDLAVDAGFGLRFDLTVLVLRTDLGIPLRTPYVRANEPRWDFNFNKSVFNLAIGYPF, encoded by the coding sequence ATGACCAAAAATTTAAAATATATTTTGCTCTCATCCGTTTTACTAAGCTCCTGCAGTACAACCAAATTCCTGGCACCCGGGCAAAAGTTGTACACCGGCGGCGAAGTAGTGATACAGGATTCTGTTTTGAAAAAAAGCGAGAAAAAAGCCATGAGCGAAGAACTTGACGCTTTATTACGCCCGGTGCCTAACAGTTCCATTTTAGGGATGCGTTTTAAACTTTGGCTCTACTTTAAAACTCAAACAAAAAAAACCAAAGGCCTTGCCCACTGGCTTCATAAAAAAGGCGAACCCCCTGTGCTGATCAGTTCGGTTAACCTTGATCAAAACAGCAAGATATTACAAAACCGGTTACAGAACGAAAGCTTTTTCCAGGCACAGGTAAGCGGCGATACGTTGAGCAAAAAACCTACATCGAAAGTTGCCAAGGCGGTTTATACCGCGGTAACCGGTCCGGGATATAAGATCAGGAAGGTGGTTTTTCCGCAGGGAAACAGCAGCATTGATACCGCAGTTAAAGGTACATCGGCCAAAACTTTGTTGAAAGTTGGTGATAAATATAACCTGGATGTGATTAAAACCGAGCGCTTACGTATTGACGCTAAGTTGAAGGAAGAAGGTTTTTACTATTTCTCGCCCGAGGATATTATTATGCATGTGGATAGTACGATAGCAGATCACCAGGTGGATATTTTTGTAGCCGTTAAAAACGAAACACCGGGTAGGGCAAAAAATATTTACACCATTAATAACCTGTATGTATATCCGAGTTATTCGTTAAGAGACACCTCATTAATGAAGGATAAGGCAATTAAATACAAATGGTATAATATTGTTGAGCGTCGCAAAACTGTGCATACTTATGTGTTTGCCAATACTGTTTTGATGCGTCCGGGCGAGGTTTACAATCGTACAGCGCACAATAATTCATTAAACCGTTTCATTAACCTTGGTCCTTATAAATTTGTAAAAAACAGGTTTGAAGATGTATCTGCTGATTCATCAAAACTGGATGTTTACTACTTTCTTACCCAGTATAAAAAGAAATCGTTATCGCTGGATATTTTGGGGCGTACCACGTCGGCCAACTATACCGGTACACAGGTTAACCTAAACTGGCTTAACCGCAACGCCTTTAAGGGTGCCGAATCGTTAAAAATCACCTTATTCGGAAGTACTGATGTGCAGGTAGGCGGGCAAAACGCGGGCTACAACGTATACCAGGCCGGTATCCAGACTACCTTGTCATGGCCGCGCTTTATCGGGCCTATTTACCCTAAAGCCGCGGATGCTTATATCCCGCACAGTAATTTGAGTTTGGGTTACTCTATAGTAAACCGCCAAAAGCTATATAATTTAAATTCGTTTAATTTATCCTTCGGTTACCAATGGCGCGAAACCGAGCATCGTTCGCACGAACTTAACCTAATCAATTTCCAGTTTGTAAACCCGCTGAGCGTATCGCAAAAATATACGGACAGCATCAACAGGAAAGATGTGCCGGTTAACCCTGCCTTGAAACACGTTATCGATAAGCAGTTTATCCTCGGCCCAAGTTACAGCTTTACCTACACCAATACCAACGAGGATTACCGCACCAATACGCTGTATTACAACGGAAAGATCAGCCTATCCAACAATATATATGGTTTGGTTACAGGTGCCGATAGCGCGGGCGGCAAGCCTAAAAAATTGTTCGGCGCTATATTTAACCAGTTTGTAAAACTGGAAAACGAGATCAGGTATTTTCATAAAACCGGCGCGAACAGCACTATTGCCAGCAGGCTTATTGTAGGTGTTGGTTTGCCTTATGGTAACTCAACCCAGTTGCCTTACAGTCAGCAGTTTTTTATAGGCGGACCGAATAGTTTACGTGGTTTCAGGGCAAGGGCTATTGGTCCGGGTTCGTTTGATCCGGCAAGTGGTGCAGGTACAGGTGGCTTTTTGGCTGATGAATCGGGCGATATCAAAGTGGAGGCCAACATCGAATACAGGCCAAAACTGTTTAGCATAGTGCGTGGAGCTTTGTTTGTAGATGCAGGTAATATCTGGCTGCTTCACTCCAACGGCTCACAACCGGGCGCGGTGTTCAACAAAAGCTTCCTGAACGACCTGGCCGTTGATGCCGGCTTCGGTTTAAGGTTTGATTTAACAGTATTGGTTCTCCGTACCGATCTGGGTATCCCGCTGCGTACACCTTACGTTCGCGCAAACGAGCCGCGTTGGGATTTTAATTTTAACAAGAGTGTGTTTAACCTTGCTATCGGTTATCCGTTTTAA
- a CDS encoding retropepsin-like aspartic protease — protein MTISVPLRIIDLHGDGFHPLVEVMLFGKPFIMVLDTGASKTAFDQTVLSEANEAMNILASDKLSTGLGTNTMASFTATISDLQIGELRIAEFEVAVLDLSTINVAYSQMGHPQVLGVLGGDILMKYKAVIDYGKGLLKLKAIAINKRRAMHVVK, from the coding sequence ATGACCATATCCGTTCCACTCCGCATCATCGACCTGCATGGCGATGGCTTTCATCCCTTAGTTGAAGTTATGTTATTCGGCAAGCCATTTATTATGGTACTGGATACCGGGGCATCGAAAACAGCCTTCGATCAAACCGTGCTTTCGGAAGCCAATGAGGCCATGAACATTTTAGCCAGCGATAAGCTCTCCACCGGTTTAGGTACCAATACCATGGCATCGTTTACAGCCACCATAAGCGATCTGCAAATAGGCGAACTGCGCATTGCCGAATTTGAAGTGGCCGTGCTTGATCTGTCAACCATCAACGTAGCCTACAGCCAGATGGGGCACCCACAGGTTTTGGGTGTTTTGGGCGGCGACATTTTAATGAAATATAAAGCGGTGATTGATTATGGTAAGGGATTGTTGAAGCTGAAAGCCATAGCGATAAATAAGCGCAGGGCTATGCATGTGGTGAAGTGA
- a CDS encoding M57 family metalloprotease, giving the protein MKKNLLIGIGLSVLIAISVLFSCTKENKPQTSTASKTEVSDDVKKNIASLGFSTDDVHRQGDNYLVEGDILLTPANLAEASTSPTLRIADVEQYRTTNLVKNLPRTITVSVSNLPTVYLNAATAAVARYNALNLTLKFQMVSSGGAIQIIGFNQGPSGGFITLGSSGFPTSSGNPYSQIQMNTNPQAYGSNPNLGYVTSVIQHEMGHCIGFRHTDYMNRAFSCGGARDNEGSAGIGAINIPGTPTKADAGSWMLACSNGGDRTFNANDQIALNYLY; this is encoded by the coding sequence ATGAAAAAAAACCTATTAATTGGGATTGGGCTAAGTGTGCTTATCGCAATCTCCGTACTGTTCTCATGTACTAAAGAAAACAAACCTCAAACCAGCACGGCCAGCAAAACCGAAGTATCTGATGATGTAAAGAAAAACATCGCCAGCCTTGGTTTCAGCACTGATGATGTACACCGCCAGGGCGATAATTACCTTGTTGAAGGTGATATTTTGCTAACTCCGGCTAACCTGGCGGAGGCAAGCACAAGCCCTACCCTGCGCATTGCCGATGTTGAACAATACCGCACTACCAATCTGGTTAAAAACTTACCGCGCACCATTACTGTATCGGTATCAAACCTTCCTACTGTTTACCTTAACGCGGCAACTGCCGCCGTAGCACGTTACAACGCCTTAAACCTTACCCTCAAATTTCAGATGGTAAGCAGCGGCGGTGCCATCCAGATTATCGGTTTTAACCAGGGCCCAAGCGGTGGTTTTATCACTTTAGGTTCATCGGGTTTCCCTACATCATCCGGCAACCCTTACAGCCAGATCCAGATGAACACCAACCCGCAAGCTTATGGCAGCAACCCTAATCTTGGTTATGTTACTTCGGTAATTCAGCACGAAATGGGGCATTGCATCGGTTTCCGCCATACCGATTACATGAACCGCGCGTTTAGCTGCGGCGGCGCACGTGATAACGAAGGTTCGGCAGGTATCGGTGCTATCAACATTCCCGGAACGCCAACCAAGGCCGATGCCGGATCATGGATGTTAGCTTGCTCAAATGGCGGCGACCGTACATTTAATGCTAACGATCAGATTGCGTTAAACTATCTGTACTAA
- a CDS encoding S8 family peptidase → MTKTVLVSILLLLCFKLSWSQRPMSDKAVVSIYKAPITASAELAAANQTYLVKFNDPLRVQHQYHILKRISYNYFIISHSPQITTDLNVKEISAATPLWKAADNLVKTWQKHPGKMQTIEVTTAPSDSAISRLNAIGQIISRNGNLIRINIKNENLPALLQNNFVLFANEVRKAHEELAVNDIDLGINTISAIQATQPEITGKGINVAIKEDRYDDDLDLLGRSFASFGTAAFTSGHATTMATLIGGNGNSYIKGKGTAPDVKFTSSTFENLMPDSDAIFKKFNISIQNHSYGTGIENYYGTESVAYDKQIYQNDSLVHVFSSGNIGTTAPETGIYSGINGFANLSGDFKQAKNVLVVGGTGRTGIVEDLSSAGPTFDGRIKPEIVADGEDGTSGAAALTSGAVALLQQAYKKQTGHQPSSALIKGILINTADEIGDTPGPAYKTGYGSLNALEAVRTINNKQFISGVVTNAGATSYQITVPDSCKELKVTLAWNDAPADVNTSKALVNNLDLSVTTPGGQTILPWVLSSFPSADSLKAPASRKIDTINNVEQVTLSTPSAGAYTIHVKGSRVTTAKQQFDIAYRSIITNHFEWIYPSANDQLFADDDNYLRWQSSFTDTQGKISVSYDNGTTWQQLTNAQLKNRYYTWHSPDIFTKAILKMQIGQQTYYSKPFSTSRPLVLNVGYNCTDGTLLQWHPQPGNKGYTVYIIKNNLLQKLATTADTLMIIPASNQTSVYYAVSAAGDGFEGIKSYTINVTTQGVGCYVKTLLASIVNNTAVLNLDLGSSFNLKTISWEKLTAPGTFTTLATVPVSSATNYQYTDSNLKQGKQTYRAKLTTVNGTIIYSNPADATYLQPQQFVIYPNPVADKLNILSGDLNNYQIKLYSVDGRLNITQNFNELQNSIPVRLVSGVYVYVIELNGKVIYNGKLVKI, encoded by the coding sequence ATGACCAAAACCGTACTTGTTTCGATATTACTTTTGCTATGCTTTAAGCTGTCGTGGTCGCAAAGGCCTATGAGTGATAAAGCTGTTGTGTCGATATACAAAGCACCAATTACCGCGTCTGCGGAATTAGCAGCCGCCAATCAAACCTACCTTGTTAAATTTAATGATCCGCTCCGGGTTCAACATCAATACCATATCCTGAAACGGATCAGCTATAACTATTTCATCATATCTCACTCCCCACAAATAACTACCGATCTTAATGTTAAAGAAATTTCGGCTGCCACTCCCTTATGGAAAGCAGCCGACAACCTTGTAAAAACCTGGCAAAAACATCCGGGAAAAATGCAAACTATCGAAGTTACTACAGCACCATCCGATAGCGCTATCTCCCGGCTAAATGCTATTGGCCAGATAATAAGCCGCAACGGCAACCTTATCCGCATCAACATAAAAAATGAAAACCTGCCCGCATTGCTGCAAAACAACTTTGTATTATTTGCCAACGAAGTACGTAAAGCTCATGAAGAACTTGCTGTAAACGATATCGATCTCGGCATCAACACCATATCGGCCATCCAGGCTACCCAACCCGAAATAACCGGGAAAGGCATCAACGTAGCTATTAAAGAAGACAGGTATGATGATGACCTCGACCTGCTGGGCCGTTCGTTTGCTTCATTCGGCACAGCGGCTTTTACCTCGGGCCATGCTACTACTATGGCAACGCTGATAGGCGGAAACGGCAACTCGTATATTAAAGGCAAGGGGACGGCACCCGACGTAAAATTCACCTCATCAACTTTCGAAAACCTGATGCCTGATAGCGATGCTATTTTTAAAAAATTCAATATCTCCATACAAAACCACTCGTACGGTACAGGCATTGAAAATTATTACGGTACCGAATCTGTTGCTTACGATAAACAGATTTATCAAAACGATTCGCTTGTACACGTATTTTCATCAGGCAACATTGGTACTACGGCCCCGGAAACCGGCATTTACAGCGGCATTAACGGATTCGCCAATCTCTCGGGCGATTTTAAGCAGGCCAAAAATGTTTTGGTGGTTGGCGGCACCGGGCGTACCGGCATTGTGGAAGACCTAAGTTCGGCCGGACCAACGTTTGACGGACGTATTAAACCCGAAATTGTTGCCGATGGCGAAGACGGCACATCGGGAGCAGCCGCCTTAACTTCGGGCGCTGTTGCTTTGCTGCAACAAGCCTATAAAAAACAAACAGGTCATCAACCTTCATCAGCCTTAATAAAAGGTATCCTCATTAATACGGCCGACGAAATTGGCGATACACCCGGCCCAGCTTATAAAACCGGCTACGGCAGCCTGAATGCCCTCGAAGCCGTACGGACTATTAACAACAAACAATTCATCAGCGGCGTAGTAACTAACGCAGGCGCAACCAGCTATCAAATAACCGTACCCGATAGCTGTAAAGAACTAAAAGTAACCCTGGCCTGGAATGATGCCCCGGCCGATGTAAACACCAGTAAGGCATTGGTGAACAACCTTGACCTTTCGGTTACTACCCCGGGCGGCCAAACCATTTTACCCTGGGTGCTAAGTAGCTTCCCTTCGGCAGATTCGTTAAAAGCCCCTGCTTCACGAAAAATTGATACCATTAATAATGTAGAGCAGGTAACATTAAGCACACCATCGGCAGGCGCTTACACCATACATGTTAAAGGCAGCAGGGTAACAACGGCAAAACAGCAATTCGATATAGCTTATCGCAGCATTATCACCAACCATTTCGAGTGGATCTACCCTTCAGCAAATGACCAGCTTTTTGCCGATGATGATAATTACCTGCGCTGGCAAAGTTCATTTACAGATACGCAGGGTAAAATAAGTGTGAGTTACGATAATGGCACAACCTGGCAACAGCTTACAAACGCCCAATTAAAAAACAGATATTACACATGGCATAGCCCGGATATTTTTACCAAAGCAATACTTAAAATGCAGATCGGTCAGCAAACTTATTACAGCAAGCCGTTCAGCACTTCGCGCCCGTTGGTTTTAAATGTTGGCTATAATTGCACCGATGGCACTTTGTTGCAATGGCATCCGCAACCGGGCAACAAGGGTTATACGGTTTATATCATTAAAAATAACCTGCTGCAAAAGCTTGCAACCACTGCCGATACCCTGATGATTATTCCGGCATCAAACCAAACCTCGGTATACTACGCGGTGAGCGCCGCCGGGGATGGCTTTGAAGGGATAAAAAGCTATACCATTAATGTTACTACGCAAGGCGTTGGCTGCTATGTAAAAACATTACTGGCCAGCATTGTTAACAATACCGCGGTGCTCAACCTGGATTTAGGCAGTTCATTTAACCTTAAAACAATAAGCTGGGAAAAATTGACCGCCCCCGGTACTTTCACAACCTTAGCCACCGTACCGGTAAGTTCTGCTACAAATTATCAATATACCGATAGTAACCTTAAACAAGGCAAGCAAACCTATCGCGCCAAATTGACAACAGTTAACGGCACCATCATCTACTCCAACCCGGCCGATGCCACTTACCTGCAACCTCAACAATTTGTAATTTACCCCAATCCGGTTGCCGATAAACTCAACATCCTGAGCGGCGATCTTAACAATTATCAGATCAAGCTATATAGCGTTGATGGCAGGTTAAATATCACCCAAAACTTTAATGAGTTGCAGAATAGCATCCCGGTAAGGCTTGTATCCGGCGTGTATGTTTATGTGATTGAGTTGAATGGGAAGGTGATTTATAATGGGAAGCTGGTTAAGATTTAA
- the gyrB gene encoding DNA topoisomerase (ATP-hydrolyzing) subunit B, translating into MSEEIQDKSNYSADNIQVLEGLEAVRKRPSMYIGDTGVKGLHHLVYEVVDNSIDEALAGYCDDIKVTIHVGNSITVSDNGRGIPTGINTKEGKSALEIVMTVLHAGGKFDKDTYKVSGGLHGVGVSCVNALSTHVRTLVHREGKIFTQEYERGKPMFDVKAIGESDKTGTIQTFQPDPEIFTTTTEYKYDTLAARLRELSFLNKGIRLSLTDERETLEDGTFRSEEFYSQGGLREFVKFLDGTRTSIIPEPIYVDGNKGGIPVELALQYNDTYSENVFSYVNNINTIEGGTHVAGFRRGLTRTLKAYADKEGLLKNVKVEISGDDFREGLTAVISVKVQEPQFEGQTKSKLGNNEVMGAVDVAVGEILGNFLEENPKEARLIVNKVILAATARAAARKAREMVQRKSVMTGSGLPGKLSDCANSDPTLCELFLVEGDSAGGTAKQGRNREYQAILPLRGKILNVEKAMEHKIYENEEIKNMFTGLGVSRGTPEDDKALNLTKLRYHKIIIMTDADVDGSHITTLILTFFFRYMKELVEAGYVYIASPPLYQVKKGKEHEYCWNDVQRDAAIQRLKGAGKEDSVHVQRYKGLGEMNDIQLWETTMNPETRTLKRATIENAAECDHTFSMLMGDEVAPRREFIERNAKYAKIDS; encoded by the coding sequence ATGAGCGAAGAAATTCAGGACAAATCCAATTATTCAGCAGATAATATACAGGTTTTAGAAGGTTTGGAAGCGGTGCGCAAGCGCCCTTCGATGTATATAGGCGATACGGGCGTTAAAGGCTTGCACCACCTTGTATATGAGGTGGTTGATAACTCAATAGATGAGGCCCTTGCCGGTTACTGCGATGATATAAAAGTTACTATACATGTTGGCAACTCCATTACCGTATCAGATAACGGCCGTGGTATCCCAACTGGCATCAATACCAAAGAAGGTAAATCGGCACTCGAAATTGTAATGACCGTTTTGCACGCCGGTGGTAAGTTTGATAAGGACACTTACAAGGTATCGGGCGGTTTGCACGGTGTGGGTGTAAGTTGCGTTAACGCGCTATCAACCCATGTGCGCACGTTAGTTCACCGTGAAGGCAAGATCTTTACCCAGGAGTATGAGCGTGGTAAACCGATGTTTGATGTGAAAGCGATAGGCGAATCGGATAAAACCGGTACCATCCAAACCTTTCAGCCAGACCCGGAGATTTTTACCACCACTACCGAATATAAATACGATACCCTTGCCGCCCGTTTACGCGAGCTTTCGTTTTTGAACAAAGGCATCCGCCTGAGCTTAACCGATGAGCGCGAAACTTTAGAAGACGGCACTTTCCGCAGTGAGGAGTTTTACTCACAAGGCGGGCTGCGCGAATTTGTGAAGTTTTTAGATGGTACCCGTACCTCTATCATTCCCGAGCCGATTTATGTCGACGGCAATAAAGGCGGGATCCCGGTTGAACTTGCCCTTCAATACAACGATACCTACAGCGAAAACGTTTTTTCGTATGTAAATAATATCAATACTATCGAAGGCGGTACCCACGTTGCGGGTTTTCGCCGCGGTTTAACCCGTACTTTAAAAGCTTATGCCGATAAAGAAGGTTTGCTGAAAAACGTGAAGGTTGAAATTAGCGGCGATGACTTCCGCGAAGGTTTAACAGCCGTTATTTCTGTAAAAGTACAGGAGCCGCAGTTTGAAGGTCAAACAAAAAGTAAATTAGGGAATAACGAGGTAATGGGCGCGGTTGACGTAGCCGTTGGCGAAATTTTAGGTAACTTTTTGGAAGAAAACCCTAAAGAGGCCCGCCTTATTGTAAATAAAGTGATCCTTGCCGCTACTGCCCGTGCCGCCGCCCGTAAAGCGCGCGAAATGGTGCAGCGCAAAAGCGTGATGACCGGTTCGGGCTTACCGGGCAAGTTATCAGATTGTGCCAACAGCGATCCAACCCTTTGCGAGTTATTCCTTGTGGAAGGTGACTCGGCGGGTGGTACCGCCAAACAGGGCCGTAACCGCGAGTACCAGGCTATTTTACCACTGCGTGGTAAAATCCTGAACGTGGAGAAAGCCATGGAGCACAAAATTTACGAAAACGAAGAGATCAAAAATATGTTCACCGGCCTGGGCGTGAGCCGAGGTACGCCTGAGGATGATAAAGCGCTCAACTTAACCAAGCTCCGCTACCATAAAATTATCATCATGACGGATGCCGACGTGGACGGTTCACACATTACCACGCTTATCTTAACCTTCTTCTTCCGTTACATGAAGGAGCTGGTTGAGGCTGGTTATGTGTACATCGCCTCGCCGCCGCTTTACCAGGTAAAAAAAGGTAAGGAGCACGAATACTGCTGGAACGATGTACAGCGCGATGCCGCTATACAGCGCCTTAAAGGTGCCGGTAAAGAAGATAGCGTACACGTACAACGTTACAAAGGTTTGGGTGAGATGAATGACATCCAGCTTTGGGAAACCACCATGAACCCCGAAACCCGTACCTTAAAACGTGCCACCATCGAAAACGCCGCCGAGTGCGATCACACCTTCAGCATGCTGATGGGTGATGAAGTAGCCCCTCGCCGCGAATTTATTGAGCGTAACGCTAAATATGCCAAGATAGATTCGTAA
- a CDS encoding OmpH family outer membrane protein, protein MKTSASVLTKLTLGLAIAGSIAACSQNKTADKPAAATTTATPDKETIVYVNSDTLLNKYEYFKDLSKRLEDKGKASQTDIQNRAQAWQREVADYQKNAATMPADQRQATEQRLTRKKQELDGYSQNAGAEFQNEQASENAKLYDKIADFAKIYAKEKGYKMVLTYSKANPTVLFGDPSLDVTLDVVKRLNEAYAKDKK, encoded by the coding sequence ATGAAAACCAGTGCTTCAGTTTTAACCAAACTTACTTTAGGATTAGCAATTGCAGGTAGCATTGCCGCCTGTTCTCAAAATAAAACTGCCGATAAACCGGCTGCTGCAACCACTACAGCAACACCTGATAAAGAAACGATAGTTTACGTAAACTCGGATACTTTACTAAACAAATACGAATACTTTAAAGATCTTTCAAAACGCCTGGAAGATAAAGGTAAAGCCTCGCAAACCGATATCCAAAACCGCGCCCAGGCCTGGCAGCGTGAGGTTGCTGATTACCAAAAAAATGCTGCTACCATGCCGGCCGATCAGCGCCAGGCTACAGAGCAGCGTTTAACCCGTAAAAAACAGGAGTTAGATGGTTATTCGCAAAATGCAGGTGCCGAGTTCCAAAACGAACAAGCTTCAGAAAATGCCAAATTGTACGATAAAATTGCCGACTTTGCGAAAATTTACGCTAAAGAAAAAGGTTACAAAATGGTTTTAACCTACTCAAAAGCAAACCCAACCGTATTGTTTGGTGATCCAAGTTTAGATGTTACCCTTGATGTGGTAAAACGCCTTAACGAAGCTTACGCTAAAGACAAAAAATAA
- a CDS encoding nucleoside deaminase, translating into MENTAHEKFMRIAIELAEDNVKRGMGGPFGAVIVKDGMIIARSANRVVPTNDPTAHAEVSVIRLACQELGTYSLTGCEIYTSCEPCPMCLGAIYWARIDKIYYANTKTDAAAIGFDDHFIYDELESAMENRKLPFQQLLRDEAIQAFKLWESTEHKEHY; encoded by the coding sequence ATGGAAAACACGGCACACGAAAAATTTATGCGCATAGCTATTGAGCTTGCCGAGGATAATGTAAAGCGTGGAATGGGAGGGCCGTTTGGTGCCGTAATTGTAAAGGATGGGATGATTATAGCCCGAAGCGCCAACCGTGTAGTGCCCACAAACGACCCTACAGCACATGCCGAAGTTTCGGTGATTCGCCTGGCCTGCCAGGAGTTGGGTACCTACAGCCTGACCGGTTGCGAAATTTATACCAGCTGCGAGCCCTGCCCCATGTGCCTTGGCGCTATTTACTGGGCACGCATTGATAAAATTTACTACGCTAACACCAAGACCGATGCCGCCGCCATAGGTTTTGACGATCATTTTATTTACGATGAACTGGAAAGCGCAATGGAAAACCGCAAGCTCCCCTTTCAACAGCTACTGCGTGATGAGGCGATACAGGCTTTTAAACTTTGGGAGAGTACCGAGCACAAGGAGCATTATTGA
- a CDS encoding RNA-binding S4 domain-containing protein, with protein MPEKEKLRIDKYLWAIRLFKTRTLAADACKAGRVKLDGKNIKPSYEVKLGDVYNVAKGIERKVVKVTGLLENRVDAKTAVGFYEDITPVEQTQAFKSMFHAPILKRDRGTGRPTKADRREIDDLKDNFFETEEEDV; from the coding sequence ATGCCCGAAAAAGAAAAACTCAGAATAGATAAATACCTGTGGGCTATCCGCCTGTTTAAAACCCGTACGCTTGCGGCTGATGCCTGTAAGGCAGGCCGTGTAAAGCTGGACGGCAAAAACATCAAACCATCGTACGAGGTTAAGTTAGGCGATGTTTACAACGTTGCCAAAGGTATCGAGCGCAAAGTGGTAAAAGTAACCGGCCTGCTCGAAAACAGGGTTGATGCCAAAACTGCTGTTGGTTTTTATGAAGATATAACCCCGGTTGAACAAACCCAGGCTTTCAAATCCATGTTTCACGCGCCTATACTTAAACGGGATAGGGGCACGGGTAGGCCAACAAAAGCCGACAGGCGTGAGATTGATGATTTGAAGGATAATTTTTTTGAAACAGAGGAAGAAGATGTCTGA
- a CDS encoding 2,3,4,5-tetrahydropyridine-2,6-dicarboxylate N-succinyltransferase, producing the protein MQDLKKLIEEAWEDRNLLNFNEYTNAIETVIERLDKGEIRVAEPLGSRWHVNEWIKKAVVLYFPTRQMEEIKTGPFVFHDKMKLKTDYKQTGVRVVPHGIARYGAHLAKGVIMMPSYVNIGAYVDEGTMVDTWATVGSCAQIGKHVHLSGGVGIGGVLEPLQAAPVIIEDNCFLGSRAIVVEGVHVEHEAVLGANVVLTASTKIIDVTHSTPVEYKGRVPARSVVIPGSYTKKFAAGEYQVPCALIIGTRKESTDKKTSLNDALRDNNVAV; encoded by the coding sequence ATGCAAGATCTTAAAAAACTGATTGAAGAGGCCTGGGAAGACAGGAACCTGCTTAATTTTAATGAATACACCAACGCTATCGAAACCGTTATTGAGCGATTAGATAAAGGCGAGATTCGTGTGGCCGAACCGCTGGGTTCACGCTGGCACGTAAACGAGTGGATTAAGAAAGCGGTTGTTTTGTATTTCCCTACCAGGCAGATGGAAGAAATTAAAACCGGTCCGTTTGTGTTTCATGATAAAATGAAGCTTAAAACCGATTACAAACAAACCGGCGTACGTGTTGTACCTCATGGCATTGCCCGTTACGGCGCGCACCTGGCCAAAGGCGTTATCATGATGCCATCGTACGTAAACATTGGCGCTTATGTTGATGAAGGCACCATGGTTGATACCTGGGCTACCGTAGGTTCATGCGCGCAAATTGGCAAACACGTACACCTGAGCGGAGGTGTTGGCATCGGCGGCGTTTTGGAGCCATTGCAGGCTGCACCGGTAATTATTGAAGATAACTGCTTTTTAGGCTCACGCGCTATTGTGGTTGAAGGCGTACATGTTGAACACGAAGCCGTATTAGGCGCTAATGTGGTATTAACCGCATCAACCAAAATTATTGATGTAACGCACAGCACCCCGGTTGAATATAAAGGCCGTGTCCCTGCCCGTTCGGTAGTGATCCCGGGCTCGTACACCAAAAAATTCGCGGCCGGCGAGTACCAGGTGCCTTGCGCCCTGATTATCGGCACCCGTAAAGAATCGACCGATAAAAAAACATCATTAAACGATGCCCTGCGTGATAACAACGTAGCCGTTTAA